A genomic segment from Candidatus Rokuibacteriota bacterium encodes:
- a CDS encoding acyl-CoA dehydrogenase family protein, with translation MEFRLTEAQEFFRRTVAKFVDAEIAPVADDLDAKGEFPLALFRRLGELGYFGLRYPEEYGGTGTDMVTYCLWAEELARGSMSLAAAACMQSLMGTYFVFKYGSDAQREKYLVPALRGEKIGTFALTEPNAGSDVANITTFAEKTGDSYTLRGTKTWVTNAPVADFLTVAAKTSRERGMKHIALFLEDRREMPGVTLGKKIEKLGVRASDTGEIILEDVAVPQTYLLGGETGGVEKVGGVLSEIRVMTAALSVGLARAAYEAALKYSRERVAFGKPIGEHQAIAFKLADMLTSIHAATLMTYQAAWCLDQGLPVTREAAMAKLFASEAANKVADEASRIFASYGFAMEYPAQRYFRDARFLLLGGGTSEILRVIISRDLDRPATLGATQGP, from the coding sequence ATGGAGTTCCGGCTGACCGAGGCCCAGGAGTTCTTCCGGCGGACGGTGGCCAAGTTCGTCGACGCCGAGATCGCGCCGGTGGCGGACGACCTGGACGCCAAGGGCGAGTTCCCGCTGGCGCTGTTCAGGCGGCTCGGTGAGCTCGGCTACTTTGGCCTCCGCTACCCCGAGGAGTACGGCGGCACGGGGACCGACATGGTGACCTACTGCCTCTGGGCAGAGGAGCTGGCGCGGGGGTCCATGTCCCTCGCCGCGGCGGCCTGCATGCAGTCGCTCATGGGGACCTACTTCGTCTTCAAGTATGGCAGCGACGCGCAGCGGGAGAAGTACCTGGTCCCCGCGCTCCGCGGGGAGAAGATCGGGACCTTCGCGCTGACCGAACCCAACGCCGGCTCCGACGTCGCCAACATCACCACCTTCGCCGAAAAGACGGGCGACAGCTACACCCTCCGCGGAACCAAGACCTGGGTCACCAACGCGCCGGTGGCCGACTTCCTCACCGTGGCGGCCAAGACCTCGAGGGAGCGCGGGATGAAGCACATCGCCCTCTTCCTCGAGGATCGCCGCGAGATGCCCGGCGTGACCCTGGGCAAGAAGATCGAGAAGCTCGGCGTCCGCGCCTCCGACACCGGCGAGATCATTCTGGAGGACGTCGCGGTGCCGCAAACCTACCTGCTGGGCGGTGAGACCGGTGGGGTTGAGAAGGTGGGGGGGGTTCTGTCGGAGATCCGGGTGATGACGGCCGCGCTCTCCGTCGGCCTGGCCCGGGCGGCCTATGAGGCCGCGCTCAAGTACTCGCGGGAGCGGGTCGCCTTCGGCAAGCCCATCGGCGAGCACCAGGCGATTGCCTTCAAGCTGGCTGACATGCTGACCTCGATCCATGCGGCCACGCTCATGACCTACCAGGCGGCCTGGTGTCTCGACCAGGGGCTGCCGGTCACGCGGGAGGCGGCCATGGCCAAGCTCTTCGCGTCAGAGGCCGCCAACAAGGTGGCCGATGAGGCCTCGCGCATCTTTGCCAGCTACGGGTTCGCGATGGAGTACCCGGCTCAGCGCTACTTCCGGGACGCGCGCTTCCTGCTCCTGGGCGGCGGCACCTCGGAGATCCTGCGCGTCATCATCTCCCGGGACCTCGACCGCCCCGCCACGCTGGGAGCCACGCAGGGACCATAG
- a CDS encoding hydantoinase B/oxoprolinase family protein has translation MSQRVDPITLGVIWGALHSIAVEIGTTVHRAAYSEQAREGQDFSVAVFDRQGRMVAQGPYSPGHMGAMSFAVKNALAAHPVATLGPGDAILLNDPLLGSGHLPDFFITQPVFSDDKLVGFVVNIVHHTDVGGQRPGSQGVVGIFDYYQEGLRIPPVKVWQRYAEQKGILDIIAANTRTPEKVLGDLRAQRSALRVGEVRLQELAARYGTDTLFAGMEEILDRTEATLRRAIREIPDGTYCFEDSLDDYGPGTDPLRVSVTVSVNGDAITVDYAGSSPQTPSGLNSYINYTRSYSYAAIKCLADPYGPMNEGALRPITVDAPRGSFLNPRPPAGGGPRAIICYRDFEAVIGALAPALPRRVVAAASHFANPTFGGFDPKRNRRFVAYELVLSGTGGRAERDGCEALASAFNASNIPVEAQEASHPIIVERFELIRDSAGPGKYRGGCGVRRDMKFLAREGKFTNLTERQRLAPYGLFGGRPGAKGRTVINPGPGEQAVHSKESREFAYGDVISFQQPGAGGFGDPLERDPAQVLEDILDDYVSIEQARDAYGVVIDPATLTLDLAATERLRARMRQPGPPPVVLR, from the coding sequence GTGAGCCAGCGGGTCGACCCGATCACGCTCGGAGTGATCTGGGGCGCGCTCCACTCCATCGCGGTCGAGATCGGGACGACGGTCCACAGGGCCGCGTACTCGGAGCAGGCGCGCGAGGGGCAGGACTTCTCCGTCGCGGTCTTCGACCGCCAGGGGCGGATGGTCGCCCAGGGCCCGTACAGCCCCGGCCACATGGGGGCGATGTCCTTCGCCGTGAAGAACGCGCTCGCGGCCCACCCGGTGGCGACGCTCGGGCCCGGAGACGCCATCCTGCTCAACGACCCGCTCCTCGGCTCGGGCCATCTCCCGGACTTTTTCATCACGCAGCCGGTCTTCTCGGATGACAAGCTGGTCGGTTTCGTGGTGAACATCGTCCACCACACCGACGTGGGCGGCCAGCGCCCCGGGAGCCAAGGGGTGGTCGGGATTTTCGATTACTACCAGGAAGGCCTCAGGATTCCGCCGGTCAAGGTCTGGCAGCGATACGCCGAGCAGAAGGGGATCCTCGACATCATCGCTGCCAACACGAGAACTCCTGAAAAAGTTTTGGGCGACCTCCGGGCCCAGCGGAGTGCCCTCAGGGTTGGTGAGGTGAGGCTTCAGGAGCTGGCGGCGCGCTACGGGACCGACACCCTCTTCGCGGGGATGGAGGAGATCCTGGACCGGACAGAGGCCACCCTGCGCCGAGCGATCCGCGAGATCCCCGACGGCACCTACTGCTTCGAGGATTCCCTCGACGACTACGGCCCCGGCACCGACCCGCTCCGGGTCTCTGTGACGGTGTCCGTAAACGGAGACGCGATCACCGTCGACTACGCGGGCTCGAGCCCGCAGACGCCCTCCGGCCTCAACAGCTACATCAACTACACCCGCTCCTACTCCTACGCGGCCATCAAGTGCCTGGCCGACCCCTACGGCCCGATGAACGAGGGGGCGCTTCGCCCGATCACGGTGGACGCGCCGCGCGGCTCGTTCCTCAACCCGCGCCCGCCTGCCGGAGGTGGCCCGCGCGCCATCATCTGCTACCGGGACTTCGAGGCCGTGATCGGCGCGCTGGCGCCGGCGCTCCCCAGGCGAGTCGTCGCGGCCGCCTCGCACTTCGCCAACCCCACGTTCGGCGGGTTCGACCCGAAGCGGAACCGCCGCTTCGTCGCCTACGAACTGGTCCTCTCCGGGACCGGCGGCCGGGCCGAGAGGGATGGCTGCGAGGCGCTTGCCTCAGCCTTCAACGCCTCCAACATCCCGGTGGAGGCCCAGGAGGCCAGCCACCCGATCATCGTGGAGCGCTTCGAGCTGATCCGGGATTCGGCGGGGCCGGGGAAGTACCGGGGCGGGTGTGGAGTGAGACGGGATATGAAGTTCCTGGCGAGGGAGGGGAAGTTCACGAACCTCACCGAGCGCCAGCGCTTGGCCCCCTACGGGCTCTTCGGCGGCCGCCCGGGGGCCAAAGGACGAACCGTGATCAACCCGGGCCCGGGCGAGCAGGCGGTGCATTCCAAAGAGTCGAGGGAGTTCGCCTACGGCGATGTGATCAGCTTTCAGCAGCCGGGAGCCGGCGGTTTCGGAGATCCGCTGGAGCGGGATCCGGCCCAGGTGCTCGAAGACATCCTCGACGACTACGTCTCGATCGAACAGGCCCGCGACGCCTACGGCGTGGTCATCGACCCGGCGACGCTGACGCTGGACCTGGCCGCCACCGAGCGCCTGAGGGCCCGGATGCGCCAGCCCGGGCCACCGCCGGTGGTGCTGCGCTAG
- a CDS encoding TrpB-like pyridoxal phosphate-dependent enzyme — protein sequence MAQHKFLLDEKDLPARWYNIQADLPAPLPPVIHPGTLKPIGPQDLAPLFPMELIKQEVSQERWIDIPEPVREIYRLWRPSPLHRAYRLEKMLDTPAHIYYKWEGVSPAGSHKPNTAVAQVYFNKEAGVRRITTETGAGQWGSALAMACRFFDLDCKVYMVKISYEQKPYRRVMMETWGAKVVASPSTDTNAGRGILAKDPDSPGSLGIAISEAVEDAAKREDTKYSLGSVLNHVLLHQTVIGQETKKQFELAGEGPDILVGCIGGGSSFAGFTFPFLADKLAGRAENLRVIAVEPMACPSLTKGLYIYDFGDTARTTPLIKMYTLGHSFIPAPIHAGGLRYHGMAPLVCTLYDQKIIECEAVHQIPTFEAAVTFARAEGIVPAPEPSHAIRVVIDEALRCKGAGQKKVIAFNLCGHGHFDLGAYEKFLAGKLEDFEYPAEKVREALAGVPQVPA from the coding sequence ATGGCCCAGCACAAGTTTCTTCTGGACGAGAAGGATCTTCCCGCGCGGTGGTACAACATCCAGGCTGACCTCCCGGCTCCGCTCCCGCCTGTCATCCATCCGGGAACCCTGAAGCCCATTGGCCCCCAGGACCTCGCCCCGCTCTTCCCGATGGAACTGATCAAGCAGGAGGTGAGTCAGGAGCGGTGGATCGATATCCCCGAGCCTGTGCGCGAGATCTACCGCCTCTGGCGGCCGTCTCCCCTCCACCGCGCTTATCGCCTGGAAAAGATGCTGGATACCCCGGCGCACATCTACTACAAGTGGGAGGGCGTAAGCCCGGCTGGAAGTCACAAGCCCAACACCGCGGTAGCCCAGGTCTACTTCAACAAGGAGGCGGGGGTACGGCGAATCACCACCGAGACCGGTGCAGGGCAGTGGGGCAGCGCCCTGGCCATGGCGTGCCGGTTCTTCGACCTCGATTGCAAGGTCTACATGGTAAAGATCAGCTACGAGCAGAAGCCCTACCGGCGGGTCATGATGGAGACCTGGGGGGCCAAGGTCGTGGCGAGCCCCAGCACCGACACCAACGCCGGGCGGGGAATCCTGGCCAAGGACCCAGATTCGCCCGGAAGCCTGGGCATCGCGATCTCGGAGGCAGTCGAGGACGCTGCCAAGCGGGAAGACACCAAGTACTCGCTGGGCTCGGTACTGAACCACGTGCTCCTCCACCAGACCGTGATCGGCCAGGAGACCAAGAAGCAGTTCGAGCTGGCCGGGGAGGGCCCCGACATCCTCGTCGGGTGCATCGGCGGCGGGTCCAGCTTCGCGGGCTTCACCTTCCCCTTCCTGGCCGATAAGCTCGCCGGCCGGGCTGAGAACCTCCGGGTCATCGCGGTCGAGCCCATGGCCTGCCCGAGCCTCACCAAGGGCCTCTATATCTACGACTTCGGAGACACGGCGCGGACGACCCCGCTCATCAAGATGTATACCCTGGGGCACTCCTTCATCCCGGCCCCGATCCACGCCGGCGGGCTCCGCTACCATGGCATGGCACCGCTGGTCTGCACCCTCTATGACCAGAAGATCATCGAGTGCGAGGCTGTCCACCAGATCCCAACCTTCGAGGCCGCGGTCACCTTCGCCCGGGCTGAGGGGATCGTGCCGGCACCCGAGCCCTCCCACGCGATCCGGGTGGTGATCGACGAGGCGCTCCGATGCAAGGGCGCAGGGCAGAAGAAGGTGATCGCCTTCAACCTCTGCGGCCACGGCCACTTCGACCTGGGCGCCTACGAGAAGTTCCTGGCGGGCAAGCTGGAGGACTTCGAATACCCGGCCGAGAAAGTCAGGGAGGCCCTGGCCGGGGTGCCTCAGGTGCCCGCGTGA
- a CDS encoding TIGR03618 family F420-dependent PPOX class oxidoreductase, with the protein MKIVIVGAGPAGLYFALLMKKLDPAHGITIVERDGPNDTFGWGIVFSEQTLLVLKDHDEETYAATLRSAESWDNVDVVHRTQTVTVRGNQFHGIARIAFLNILHKRCLDLGVELRFHTTVSDVARLGACDLLVGADGANSLVRRTYSDFFLPSVDLRQNRYVWLGTARVFDGLTMIFRETDAGLFIAHAYRFSPTTGTFIVECPPETWARAGFDRMSADETCAYLAEVFKPDLAGQPLLSKDFFKWVNFPLIKNKRWSHRRVVLIGDALHTAHFSIGSGTKLALEDAVALAACFREHGPVEAALAAFEQARKPAVDRFQEAAYQSLIWLEHVQNYLHLEPIPFTYRLMTRSTRVGYNRLKQMDPAFIARYDAWRQRQPRVGPIPDEFLDLFRKKAYGHLATQMADGTPHVTPVWVDYDGQYLLINSAKGRQKDRNMEARRHVALEIPDPDNPNRYLAIRGAVVEITEEGADEHLDRLARRYLGKERYPASWRFPGEVRRIYKIAPKRVITWNPFG; encoded by the coding sequence ATGAAAATCGTCATCGTCGGCGCGGGACCAGCCGGGCTCTACTTTGCCCTGCTCATGAAGAAACTGGACCCGGCCCATGGCATCACGATAGTGGAGCGCGATGGACCGAACGACACGTTCGGCTGGGGGATCGTGTTTTCCGAGCAGACGCTCCTGGTCCTGAAAGACCACGATGAAGAGACCTACGCCGCCACCCTGAGGAGCGCCGAAAGCTGGGACAACGTGGATGTCGTCCACCGGACGCAGACGGTCACGGTGCGGGGCAACCAGTTTCACGGGATCGCCCGGATCGCCTTCCTGAATATCCTCCACAAGCGCTGCCTCGACCTCGGCGTCGAGCTCCGCTTTCACACGACCGTTTCGGACGTCGCCCGGCTGGGTGCGTGCGATCTGCTCGTCGGTGCCGACGGCGCCAACAGCCTGGTGCGGCGGACGTACAGCGACTTCTTCCTGCCGTCCGTGGACCTCCGCCAGAACAGGTACGTCTGGCTCGGGACCGCGCGGGTGTTCGATGGCCTCACGATGATCTTCCGGGAGACCGACGCCGGTCTCTTCATCGCCCACGCGTACCGGTTCAGCCCGACGACCGGCACCTTCATCGTGGAGTGCCCGCCGGAGACCTGGGCGCGGGCGGGCTTCGACCGGATGTCCGCCGATGAGACCTGCGCGTATCTGGCCGAGGTCTTCAAGCCGGACCTCGCGGGCCAGCCCTTGCTCTCGAAGGACTTCTTCAAGTGGGTCAACTTCCCCCTGATCAAGAACAAGCGGTGGAGCCATCGGCGCGTGGTGCTCATCGGGGATGCCCTCCACACCGCGCACTTCTCCATCGGCTCCGGGACCAAGCTGGCCCTCGAGGACGCGGTGGCCCTCGCGGCGTGTTTCCGGGAGCATGGACCGGTCGAGGCCGCGCTCGCCGCCTTTGAGCAGGCGCGAAAGCCCGCCGTGGACCGGTTCCAGGAGGCGGCCTACCAGAGCCTGATCTGGCTCGAACATGTCCAGAACTATTTGCATCTGGAGCCCATCCCCTTTACCTACCGGCTGATGACGCGGAGCACGCGGGTCGGTTACAACCGCCTGAAGCAGATGGATCCGGCGTTCATCGCGCGCTACGACGCGTGGCGGCAGCGGCAGCCGCGGGTGGGGCCGATTCCCGACGAGTTTCTCGACCTGTTCCGGAAGAAAGCCTATGGCCACCTGGCCACCCAGATGGCGGACGGAACGCCGCACGTCACGCCCGTCTGGGTGGACTACGACGGTCAATACCTCCTGATCAACTCGGCGAAGGGCCGACAGAAGGACCGGAACATGGAAGCGCGGCGCCATGTCGCCCTCGAAATTCCCGATCCGGACAACCCCAATCGCTACCTCGCCATCCGCGGGGCCGTCGTGGAGATTACCGAAGAGGGCGCCGACGAGCATCTGGACAGGCTGGCCCGCCGATACCTGGGAAAGGAGAGGTACCCGGCAAGCTGGCGCTTTCCGGGCGAAGTCCGCCGCATTTACAAGATCGCTCCCAAACGCGTGATCACCTGGAATCCGTTCGGATAG
- a CDS encoding amino acid ABC transporter substrate-binding protein, protein MRTRRLVAPALLLALSLVLLAGSVQNAASQAKAPDAILVGATIAATGPMSAEVGPFKKMMENWAEMVNAKGGIMVKEYGRKLPVKFIIYDDTSKPPDSARLYEKLVTEDKVHVLLGPYSSPITAQASTVGEKHQIPFIALEANASPIFRRGFKWLVGVIDDGPKWSYHYFDMLKAEGKAKSIAFVIEDTPHPKEVGSGSIPKAKEIGLKVVVEEYFPVATQDFTPILAKIKAADPDIVYVAAFPPREIAFHKQALEQGVNPRQFHYIHHGAAFREAVGAKNANLATGENYWMPGVKGGPNVAEFEELLQKTGIKVEDFPWASIHFFGFETVRATLEKAGTLERDKLLAAIKGLDIKTISGPLKFNPTTGQGTLNPFPTQIQDGKYVTLWPSQYATGKHIYPRPGSMR, encoded by the coding sequence ATGAGGACACGCCGGCTCGTTGCGCCTGCTCTTCTCCTGGCGCTTTCCCTGGTCCTGCTCGCCGGTTCCGTCCAGAACGCAGCCTCCCAGGCGAAGGCTCCCGATGCCATCCTGGTGGGGGCCACCATCGCCGCCACCGGCCCCATGTCCGCAGAGGTCGGTCCGTTCAAGAAGATGATGGAGAACTGGGCCGAGATGGTGAACGCCAAGGGCGGCATCATGGTGAAGGAGTACGGCCGAAAGCTTCCGGTCAAGTTCATCATCTATGACGACACCTCCAAGCCCCCGGACTCCGCCCGGCTCTACGAGAAGCTGGTGACGGAGGATAAAGTCCACGTCCTCCTGGGCCCCTACTCGAGCCCCATCACGGCCCAGGCGTCCACCGTGGGCGAGAAGCACCAGATCCCGTTCATCGCGCTGGAGGCCAACGCCTCGCCGATCTTCCGTCGCGGGTTCAAGTGGCTCGTGGGCGTGATCGACGATGGCCCCAAGTGGTCCTACCACTACTTCGACATGCTGAAAGCCGAGGGGAAGGCGAAGAGCATCGCCTTCGTCATCGAGGACACGCCGCACCCGAAGGAGGTCGGCTCGGGCTCAATCCCGAAGGCCAAGGAGATCGGGCTCAAGGTCGTCGTCGAGGAGTACTTCCCCGTCGCCACCCAGGACTTCACCCCGATCCTGGCCAAGATCAAGGCTGCGGACCCCGACATCGTCTATGTGGCAGCCTTCCCGCCCCGGGAGATCGCCTTCCACAAGCAGGCCCTGGAGCAGGGGGTGAACCCGCGTCAGTTCCACTACATCCACCACGGCGCCGCGTTCCGCGAAGCCGTCGGGGCGAAGAACGCCAACCTGGCGACCGGCGAGAACTACTGGATGCCCGGCGTCAAGGGCGGCCCCAACGTGGCCGAGTTCGAGGAGCTGCTCCAGAAGACCGGGATCAAGGTGGAAGACTTTCCGTGGGCGTCGATCCACTTCTTCGGCTTCGAGACGGTCCGCGCGACCCTGGAAAAGGCCGGGACCCTGGAGCGTGACAAGCTGCTCGCGGCGATCAAGGGCCTCGATATCAAGACGATCAGCGGCCCGCTCAAGTTCAACCCGACGACGGGTCAGGGAACGCTGAACCCCTTCCCCACGCAGATCCAGGACGGCAAGTACGTGACCCTCTGGCCGTCACAGTACGCCACGGGCAAGCACATCTACCCGCGCCCCGGCTCGATGCGGTAG
- a CDS encoding GntR family transcriptional regulator, producing the protein MGLVCIDIITTVMLASAGLPRYLQIAEALRSRIRQGVWTARTRIPSEHALCAEFRVSRPTVRQALDVLLREGFITREHGRGTFVSPLGALPQKFRVIGSVEDMLALGEETWFKPLAREVVPAPAAIAHALQLAPGAPVVRVTGVRCAEATPFQHVTAYLPEAIGRVILDEDLTKTSVIGTVERKLGIAVKYLEQVVDVALAPRAVADLVGVPRRTPLLNFRRTYFTHGGEPVEHAVTYHIGPRYPYKLVLLRTEPKG; encoded by the coding sequence ATGGGGCTGGTATGTATAGACATCATTACAACAGTCATGCTCGCCAGCGCCGGCCTCCCCAGGTATCTACAGATCGCCGAGGCCCTCCGCTCCCGGATCCGGCAGGGCGTGTGGACCGCGCGGACGCGAATCCCTTCCGAGCACGCGCTCTGTGCCGAGTTCAGGGTCAGCCGGCCCACCGTCCGGCAGGCGCTGGACGTGCTGCTCCGGGAAGGCTTCATTACGCGCGAGCACGGGCGGGGCACGTTCGTCTCGCCCCTGGGCGCGCTCCCCCAGAAGTTCCGCGTCATCGGCTCTGTGGAGGATATGCTGGCCCTGGGCGAAGAGACGTGGTTCAAGCCGCTCGCGCGCGAAGTGGTCCCCGCGCCTGCGGCCATCGCCCACGCGCTCCAGCTCGCCCCGGGAGCCCCGGTTGTGAGGGTGACCGGAGTCCGGTGCGCCGAGGCGACGCCCTTCCAGCACGTGACGGCCTACCTCCCCGAGGCCATCGGCCGCGTCATCCTGGACGAGGACCTGACGAAAACCTCGGTGATCGGCACGGTGGAGCGCAAGCTCGGCATCGCGGTCAAGTACCTGGAGCAGGTCGTGGACGTGGCGCTTGCGCCCCGAGCCGTCGCCGACCTCGTGGGAGTCCCCCGCCGCACGCCGCTGCTCAACTTCCGGCGGACATACTTTACGCACGGGGGCGAGCCGGTGGAGCACGCCGTCACCTACCATATCGGCCCACGCTACCCCTACAAGCTGGTGCTCCTCCGGACGGAGCCCAAAGGATGA
- a CDS encoding RidA family protein, protein MPKEAVNPPTLMKPVGFSHAFEVRGGRTLFLAGQVARDRDGNLIGKGDVVAQFRQVCENLKTVVESRGGTLQDIVKLTIYVLDKADYRAKANAIGAVYREYFGKHFPAMTLAEVKDLWDTEDGCLLEIEGIAALD, encoded by the coding sequence ATGCCAAAGGAAGCGGTGAACCCGCCGACGCTCATGAAACCGGTTGGCTTTTCCCATGCGTTCGAGGTCCGCGGCGGCCGCACTCTCTTTCTCGCCGGTCAGGTGGCCAGGGACCGGGACGGCAACCTGATCGGCAAGGGGGACGTGGTGGCCCAGTTCAGGCAGGTCTGCGAGAACCTGAAGACGGTGGTGGAGTCCCGGGGCGGGACGCTGCAGGACATCGTCAAGCTTACGATCTATGTTCTGGACAAGGCCGACTACCGCGCCAAAGCCAATGCCATCGGCGCCGTCTACCGCGAGTACTTCGGCAAGCACTTCCCGGCCATGACGCTCGCCGAGGTCAAAGACCTCTGGGATACCGAGGACGGCTGCCTGCTCGAGATCGAGGGCATCGCGGCGCTCGATTGA
- a CDS encoding hydantoinase/oxoprolinase family protein — protein MAVRVGFDVGGTFTDFALQTATGELLTGKRLTTQPDPSEACLEGLEELLARAGVSWSELGQAVHGTTLGSNVLIERKGRDVALITTRGFRDVLIIGREKRHQVYDLQIEKPAPLIPRRLIREVTERVLSDGSVRAPLDAAETRQVVRELVGRGVTSIAVCLLHSYVNPAHERRVAELIREEAPHVAVSLSHEVSPTFREYERTSTTVVNAYVMGAVAEYLKRLRAEMRRRGWRGRLFVMQSSGGIATAEAMAKYPVRIIESGPAAGALMAATYGELTGYRDLIALDMGGTTAKLALIEKGRPGTTGLFEVHRVNLVPGSGIPISIQALDLVEIGAGGGSIAKVQGGVIAVGPESAGSTPGPACYGRGGEAPTVTDANLVLGYLNPDEFAGGALRLDREAARRAIEARVARLLGLPVELAAWGIHQIVTSNMELATRVVSIERGRDPRDLTFIAFGGAGPIHGCRMARALGVPRVILPAAAGVTAAIGLLAAEVKFDVAGTYIRRLEDVDLERLNAIYREMEAQAVAVIRESTGTGEVAVVRSADLRYLGQGYELSVPAPSGTLEAGALSRLRRAFDETYAARYGYASPGEPAEIVNCKLAAIGTGPRVGLPKFDRRAGGLEAALKHRRRAYFPEAGGFVECPAFDRYRLSPGLELAGPAIIEERESTTLLPPGARARVDEYGSLIAEVAP, from the coding sequence ATGGCGGTCCGGGTCGGATTCGACGTAGGCGGCACGTTCACCGACTTCGCGCTCCAGACTGCCACCGGAGAGCTTCTGACCGGGAAACGCCTCACCACGCAGCCCGACCCGTCCGAGGCGTGCCTGGAAGGGCTCGAGGAGCTCCTGGCCCGGGCGGGCGTGTCCTGGAGCGAGCTGGGCCAGGCGGTCCACGGCACGACTCTCGGCTCCAATGTCCTCATCGAGCGGAAGGGACGGGACGTCGCCCTGATCACCACCCGCGGATTTCGCGACGTCCTGATCATCGGCAGGGAGAAGCGGCATCAGGTCTACGACCTCCAGATCGAGAAGCCCGCGCCGCTGATTCCCCGCCGGCTCATCCGCGAGGTCACGGAGCGCGTCCTTTCCGATGGCTCGGTGCGTGCTCCCCTCGACGCGGCGGAGACCCGTCAGGTCGTCCGCGAGCTGGTGGGGCGGGGCGTCACCAGCATCGCGGTCTGCCTCCTCCACAGCTACGTGAACCCGGCGCACGAGCGCCGGGTGGCCGAGCTGATCCGGGAGGAGGCTCCGCACGTGGCGGTGAGCCTCTCGCACGAAGTCTCGCCCACCTTCCGGGAGTACGAGCGCACGAGTACGACCGTCGTCAACGCGTACGTCATGGGGGCGGTGGCTGAGTATCTGAAGCGGCTTCGCGCCGAGATGCGACGGCGGGGCTGGCGGGGGAGGCTCTTCGTGATGCAGTCGTCGGGGGGGATCGCAACCGCCGAAGCCATGGCGAAGTACCCGGTCCGCATCATCGAGTCGGGTCCGGCGGCCGGAGCCCTCATGGCCGCCACCTACGGCGAGCTGACCGGCTACCGGGACCTGATCGCCCTCGACATGGGCGGGACCACCGCCAAGCTGGCGCTGATCGAGAAGGGGCGGCCCGGTACGACGGGCCTCTTCGAGGTCCACAGGGTGAACCTGGTGCCGGGGAGCGGGATCCCGATCAGCATCCAGGCACTGGACCTCGTGGAGATCGGTGCCGGCGGCGGCTCGATCGCGAAGGTCCAGGGCGGAGTGATCGCGGTTGGGCCCGAAAGCGCCGGCTCGACGCCCGGGCCCGCCTGCTACGGCCGGGGTGGAGAGGCCCCCACGGTGACAGACGCCAACCTCGTCCTCGGCTATCTCAATCCCGACGAGTTCGCCGGGGGTGCCCTCCGGCTCGACCGCGAGGCCGCCCGCCGCGCGATTGAAGCGCGCGTCGCGCGCCTGCTCGGGCTCCCCGTCGAGCTGGCAGCGTGGGGGATCCACCAGATCGTGACCTCCAACATGGAGCTGGCGACCCGGGTGGTGTCCATCGAGCGCGGTCGGGACCCTCGCGACCTGACCTTCATCGCCTTCGGCGGGGCGGGGCCGATCCACGGCTGCCGGATGGCGCGGGCCCTGGGGGTCCCACGGGTGATCCTTCCCGCCGCGGCAGGGGTGACAGCGGCGATCGGGCTTCTGGCGGCAGAAGTCAAGTTTGACGTCGCGGGAACATACATCCGCCGGCTCGAAGATGTAGACCTCGAACGGTTGAACGCGATCTACCGGGAGATGGAGGCACAGGCGGTGGCGGTGATCCGCGAGTCCACCGGAACCGGTGAGGTGGCGGTGGTGCGAAGCGCGGACCTGCGCTATCTGGGCCAGGGCTACGAGCTGAGCGTGCCCGCGCCGTCCGGCACGCTGGAGGCGGGAGCGCTGAGCCGGCTCCGCAGGGCGTTCGACGAGACCTACGCGGCCCGCTACGGCTACGCCAGTCCCGGAGAGCCCGCGGAGATCGTGAACTGCAAGCTCGCGGCGATCGGCACCGGGCCCCGCGTCGGCCTCCCCAAGTTCGACCGCCGCGCGGGTGGCCTGGAGGCTGCGCTGAAACATCGGCGCCGCGCGTACTTCCCCGAAGCCGGCGGGTTTGTCGAGTGCCCCGCGTTCGACCGGTACCGGCTCTCGCCCGGGCTCGAGCTCGCGGGGCCCGCCATCATCGAGGAGCGCGAGTCCACCACGCTCCTGCCGCCGGGCGCGCGCGCCCGGGTGGATGAGTACGGCAGCCTGATCGCGGAGGTCGCGCCGTGA